A section of the Streptomyces sp. Je 1-369 genome encodes:
- a CDS encoding sensor histidine kinase, with amino-acid sequence MARGKLRIYLGAAPGVGKTYAMLSEAHRRIERGTDCVVAFVEHHDRPRTEVMLHGLEQVTRRDLEYRGTAFTEMDVDAVLERAPEVALVDELAHTNVPGSRNAKRWQDVEELLTAGIDVVSTVNIQHLESLGDVVESITGVRQKETVPDEVVRRADQIELVDMSPQALRRRMAHGNIYKSDRIDASLSNYFRPGNLTALRELALLWVADRVDEYLQQYRGEHNIRSTWQARERIVVGLTGGPEGRTLIRRASRMAAKGSGSEILAVYIARSDGLTGASPKELAVQRTLVEDLGGTFHHVIGDDIPAALLDFARGVNATQIVLGSSRRKTWQYVFGPGVGATVARDSGPDLDVHIVTHGEVAKGRGLPVARGARLGRSRAIGGWLVGVAGPAVLTVLLTHIDADLGLANDMLLFLTLTVAAALVGGLIPALASAAVGSLLLNYYFTPPLHLWTVSNNKNIVAIAVFVGVAVSVASVVDLAARRTHQAARLRAEAEILSFLAGSVLRGETSLEALLERVRETFAMESVALLERAGDTDPWTCAGRVGDGRPLERPEDADVDMPVGDHMALALSGRVLPAADRRVLAAFAAQAAVVLDRQRLQSEADQARTLAEGNRIRTALLAAVSHDLRTPLAGIKAAVSSLRSDDVEWSDEDEAELLEGIEAGADRLEHLVGNLLDMSRLQTGTVTPLIREVDLDEVVPMALGGVPDGTAELDIPETLPMVAVDKGLLERAVANIVENAVKYAPDEQPVKVSASALGERVEIRVVDRGPGVPDSAKDRIFAPFQRYGDAPRGAGVGLGLAVARGFVEAMGGTLAAEDTPGGGLTMVLTLRAAAGRPPVRPELSSQVTS; translated from the coding sequence ATGGCACGCGGCAAGCTTCGGATCTACCTCGGTGCGGCACCGGGCGTCGGCAAGACGTACGCGATGCTCTCCGAGGCCCACCGCCGCATCGAGCGCGGCACCGACTGCGTGGTCGCCTTCGTGGAGCACCACGACCGGCCGCGCACCGAGGTGATGCTGCACGGCCTCGAACAGGTGACCCGCAGGGACCTGGAGTACCGCGGCACCGCGTTCACCGAGATGGACGTCGACGCGGTCCTGGAGCGCGCCCCCGAGGTCGCCCTCGTCGACGAACTCGCCCACACCAACGTCCCCGGCTCCCGCAACGCCAAGCGCTGGCAGGACGTCGAGGAGCTCCTCACCGCGGGCATCGACGTCGTATCCACCGTCAACATCCAGCACCTGGAGTCGCTCGGCGACGTCGTCGAGTCGATCACCGGTGTACGGCAGAAGGAGACGGTGCCGGACGAGGTGGTGCGCCGCGCCGACCAGATCGAACTGGTCGACATGTCGCCACAGGCGCTGCGCCGCCGCATGGCGCACGGCAACATCTACAAGTCCGACCGCATCGACGCGTCCCTCTCCAACTACTTCCGGCCCGGCAACCTCACGGCCCTGCGCGAGCTCGCGCTGCTCTGGGTCGCCGACCGCGTCGACGAGTACCTCCAGCAGTACCGCGGCGAGCACAACATCCGCTCCACCTGGCAGGCCCGCGAACGCATCGTCGTCGGCCTGACCGGCGGCCCCGAGGGCCGCACCCTGATCCGCCGCGCGTCCCGCATGGCCGCGAAGGGCTCAGGCAGCGAGATCCTCGCCGTCTACATCGCCCGCAGCGACGGCCTCACCGGCGCGTCCCCCAAGGAACTCGCCGTCCAGCGCACCCTCGTGGAGGACCTCGGCGGCACCTTCCACCACGTCATCGGCGACGACATACCCGCCGCCCTCCTCGACTTCGCCCGCGGCGTCAACGCCACCCAGATCGTCCTCGGCTCCTCGCGCCGCAAGACCTGGCAGTACGTCTTCGGGCCCGGCGTCGGCGCGACCGTCGCCCGCGACTCGGGCCCCGACCTGGACGTGCACATCGTCACGCACGGCGAGGTCGCCAAGGGGCGCGGCCTGCCCGTCGCCCGCGGCGCGCGCCTCGGCAGGTCCCGGGCCATCGGGGGCTGGCTGGTCGGCGTCGCGGGACCCGCAGTCCTGACGGTGCTGCTCACCCACATCGACGCGGACCTCGGCCTGGCCAACGACATGCTGCTGTTCCTGACGCTCACGGTCGCCGCCGCGCTGGTCGGCGGGCTGATCCCGGCGCTCGCCTCGGCGGCCGTCGGCTCGCTGCTCCTCAACTACTACTTCACGCCGCCGCTGCACCTGTGGACGGTCTCCAACAACAAGAACATCGTGGCCATCGCGGTGTTCGTGGGCGTCGCCGTGTCGGTGGCCTCCGTCGTGGACCTCGCGGCCCGCCGCACCCACCAGGCCGCCCGGCTGCGGGCCGAGGCGGAGATACTCTCCTTCCTCGCCGGCAGCGTGCTGCGCGGCGAGACCAGCCTGGAAGCCCTCCTCGAACGCGTCCGCGAGACCTTCGCCATGGAGTCCGTCGCCCTCCTTGAACGGGCGGGCGACACCGACCCGTGGACCTGCGCGGGCAGAGTCGGCGACGGGCGCCCGCTGGAGCGCCCCGAGGACGCCGACGTGGACATGCCCGTCGGCGATCACATGGCGCTCGCCCTCTCCGGCCGGGTCCTGCCCGCCGCGGACCGCCGCGTCCTCGCCGCGTTCGCCGCGCAGGCAGCCGTCGTCCTGGACCGCCAGCGCCTGCAGTCCGAGGCCGACCAGGCCCGCACCCTCGCCGAGGGCAACCGCATCCGCACCGCCCTGCTCGCCGCCGTCAGCCACGACCTGCGCACCCCGCTCGCGGGCATCAAGGCCGCCGTGTCCTCCCTGCGCTCCGACGACGTGGAGTGGTCCGACGAGGACGAGGCGGAACTCCTCGAAGGCATCGAGGCGGGCGCCGACCGCCTGGAACACCTCGTCGGGAACCTCCTCGACATGTCGCGCCTGCAGACCGGCACCGTCACCCCGCTGATCCGCGAGGTCGACCTCGACGAGGTCGTCCCCATGGCGCTCGGCGGCGTCCCCGACGGCACCGCGGAGCTGGACATCCCCGAGACGCTGCCCATGGTCGCCGTCGACAAGGGCCTCCTGGAGCGGGCGGTGGCCAACATCGTCGAGAACGCGGTGAAATACGCACCCGACGAACAGCCCGTCAAGGTCTCCGCCAGCGCCCTCGGCGAGCGGGTCGAGATCCGCGTCGTCGACCGGGGGCCCGGCGTGCCCGACAGTGCCAAAGACCGCATCTTCGCGCCGTTCCAGCGCTACGGTGACGCTCCCCGGGGTGCGGGCGTGGGCCTCGGCCTCGCCGTCGCCCGCGGCTTCGTCGAGGCCATGGGCGGCACGCTCGCCGCCGAGGACACCCCCGGCGGGGGCCTCACCATGGTCCTCACCCTGCGGGCGGCGGCCGGACGTCCGCCGGTCCGCCCCGAGCTGTCGTCCCAGGTCACCTCGTGA
- a CDS encoding potassium channel family protein yields MRVAIAGAGAVGRSIAGELLENGHEVLLIDKAPTAISVERVPQAEWLLADACEITSLDEAALQRCNVVIAATGDDKVNLVVSLLAKTEYGVPRVVARVNNPKNEWLFNESWGVDVAVSTPRLMSALVEEAVSVGDLVRLLRFSHGDANLVELTLPPESALAGTQVGDVQWPEDTSLVTIIRGTRVLAPTADDSLEAGDELLFVAAQAREEQLEDLLSVRRES; encoded by the coding sequence ATGAGGGTCGCCATTGCCGGAGCCGGTGCGGTGGGACGTTCCATCGCCGGGGAGCTCCTGGAGAACGGCCATGAGGTCCTTCTCATCGACAAGGCGCCGACCGCCATCTCGGTCGAGCGCGTCCCGCAGGCCGAGTGGCTGCTCGCCGACGCCTGCGAGATCACCTCCCTCGACGAGGCCGCGTTGCAGCGCTGCAACGTCGTGATCGCCGCGACCGGCGACGACAAGGTCAACCTCGTCGTCTCGCTGCTCGCCAAGACGGAGTACGGCGTCCCGCGGGTCGTCGCCCGCGTGAACAACCCCAAGAACGAGTGGCTCTTCAACGAGTCCTGGGGCGTCGACGTCGCGGTCTCCACGCCGCGTCTGATGTCCGCGCTCGTCGAGGAGGCGGTGAGCGTCGGCGATCTCGTACGGCTGCTGCGCTTCAGCCACGGCGACGCGAACCTCGTCGAGCTGACGCTGCCGCCCGAGTCGGCCCTCGCGGGCACGCAGGTCGGCGACGTGCAGTGGCCCGAGGACACCTCGCTGGTCACGATCATCCGCGGTACGCGCGTCCTCGCGCCGACCGCGGACGACTCCCTCGAAGCGGGTGACGAGCTGCTGTTCGTCGCGGCGCAGGCGCGGGAGGAGCAGTTGGAGGACCTGCTTTCGGTGCGGCGCGAGAGCTAG
- a CDS encoding ArsR/SmtB family transcription factor: MDSAELLAFLSAVGHAQRIRIITELAPGQLYVSELARRLGVSRPLLYMHLERLEKAGLVVGRLELSDDGKALKYFELAPFDVRLNVDTILAAVRQDASDEAGRQSGEAGQQSPEGS; this comes from the coding sequence ATGGACAGCGCAGAGCTGCTCGCCTTCCTCTCCGCCGTCGGCCACGCCCAGCGGATCCGGATCATCACCGAGCTCGCCCCGGGGCAGCTGTACGTCAGCGAACTGGCGCGGCGACTCGGCGTCTCCCGCCCCCTGCTCTACATGCACCTCGAACGTCTGGAGAAGGCCGGTCTCGTCGTCGGCCGCCTGGAACTCTCCGATGACGGCAAGGCGCTCAAGTACTTCGAACTGGCGCCGTTCGACGTGCGGTTGAACGTGGATACGATCCTCGCGGCCGTCCGGCAGGATGCGTCGGACGAGGCCGGCCGGCAATCCGGCGAGGCCGGTCAGCAATCTCCAGAGGGGTCTTAA
- a CDS encoding DUF4193 domain-containing protein, with product MATDYDTPRKTDDDVNEDSIEELKARRNDKSTSAVDVDEFEAAEGLELPGADLSNEELAVRVLPKQQDEFTCMSCFLVHHRSQLAKEKNGQPICRDCD from the coding sequence ATGGCAACGGACTACGACACCCCACGTAAGACCGACGATGACGTCAACGAGGACAGCATCGAGGAACTCAAGGCACGGCGGAACGACAAGTCGACCTCAGCAGTCGACGTCGACGAGTTCGAGGCCGCCGAGGGCCTCGAGCTGCCCGGCGCCGACCTTTCCAACGAGGAGCTCGCCGTCCGCGTGCTCCCGAAGCAGCAGGACGAGTTCACCTGCATGAGCTGCTTCCTGGTGCACCACCGCAGCCAGCTGGCCAAGGAGAAGAACGGCCAGCCGATCTGCCGCGACTGCGACTGA
- the dut gene encoding dUTP diphosphatase, whose product MPSRELDVLIRRVDPEVPLPAYAQPGDAGADLRTTESCELAPGERVVLPTGVSIALPEGYAAFVHPRSGLAARCGVALVNAPGTVDAGYRGEIKVIVVNLDPRDSVRFERFDRIAQLVVQQVEKVRFQEVAELPESARAEGGFGSTGGHAAVGSGPGVSPGEQTGGNRYASVVSDREGQ is encoded by the coding sequence ATGCCCTCCCGTGAACTGGACGTGCTGATCAGGCGCGTCGACCCCGAGGTGCCGCTGCCCGCGTACGCGCAGCCCGGTGACGCGGGCGCCGACCTGCGGACGACGGAGTCCTGCGAACTGGCCCCCGGCGAGCGGGTGGTCCTGCCCACCGGGGTGTCCATCGCCCTACCGGAGGGGTACGCGGCGTTCGTGCACCCCCGTTCCGGGCTCGCCGCCCGCTGCGGTGTCGCTCTGGTGAATGCCCCGGGGACGGTGGATGCCGGGTACCGTGGAGAGATCAAGGTGATCGTGGTGAATCTCGACCCGCGCGACAGCGTGCGGTTCGAGCGTTTCGACCGGATTGCCCAACTGGTCGTCCAGCAGGTCGAGAAGGTTCGCTTCCAGGAGGTCGCGGAGCTTCCCGAATCGGCGCGGGCCGAGGGGGGCTTCGGGTCCACAGGCGGCCATGCCGCCGTGGGCAGCGGTCCGGGCGTGAGCCCGGGCGAACAAACGGGTGGGAATCGATACGCATCGGTCGTATCCGACCGGGAAGGACAGTGA
- a CDS encoding PaaI family thioesterase, with amino-acid sequence MSGTSAALTPPADAIAPVRHPDAPAPGELIGAHYEHCFGCGEGQAHGLHLAARAGEGVAITAEFTVREAHQGAPGLAHGGVLATALDETLGSLNWLLRVIAVTGRLETDFVRPVPLGTVLFLEAEVTAVAGRKIYSTATGRIGGPEGPVAVRADALFIEVKVDHFIDNGRPEEIQAAMNNPDQIRRARAFEVNP; translated from the coding sequence GTGAGTGGTACATCTGCAGCTCTGACGCCCCCGGCCGACGCCATAGCGCCCGTCCGCCACCCCGACGCACCCGCCCCCGGTGAGCTCATCGGTGCCCACTACGAGCACTGTTTCGGCTGTGGCGAGGGGCAGGCGCACGGACTGCACCTCGCGGCGCGGGCCGGCGAGGGCGTGGCCATCACCGCCGAGTTCACCGTACGCGAGGCGCACCAGGGCGCCCCCGGCCTCGCCCACGGCGGGGTCCTGGCCACCGCGCTCGACGAGACGCTGGGCTCGCTGAACTGGCTGCTGCGCGTGATCGCCGTGACCGGCCGCCTCGAGACCGACTTCGTGCGGCCCGTACCGCTGGGCACCGTGCTGTTCCTGGAAGCCGAGGTCACCGCCGTCGCCGGACGGAAGATCTACTCGACCGCCACCGGGCGCATCGGCGGCCCCGAAGGCCCCGTCGCGGTCCGTGCCGACGCCCTCTTCATCGAGGTGAAGGTCGACCACTTCATCGACAACGGCCGCCCGGAGGAGATCCAGGCCGCCATGAACAACCCGGACCAGATCCGGCGCGCCCGCGCCTTCGAGGTGAACCCCTGA
- a CDS encoding potassium channel family protein — translation MHIVIMGCGRVGSALAQNLEQQGHTVAVVDQDPTAFRRLGAGFGGRRVTGVGFDQDTLREAGIEEAGAFAAVSSGDNSNIIAARVAREMFGIENVAARIYDPRRAEVYQRLGIPTVATVRWTADQMLRRLLPSGAEPLWRDPTGGVQLAEVHASPAWIGHKISQLQEETGVRVAFLTRLGEAVLPTSQTVLQEGDLVHVMMRTDQVDKVEAAFAEGPEEGGH, via the coding sequence GTGCACATCGTCATCATGGGCTGCGGGAGAGTCGGCTCCGCTCTCGCCCAGAACCTGGAACAACAGGGGCACACGGTCGCCGTCGTCGACCAGGACCCCACGGCCTTCCGCCGCCTCGGCGCCGGGTTCGGCGGCCGCCGCGTGACCGGCGTCGGCTTCGACCAGGACACCCTGCGCGAGGCCGGCATCGAGGAGGCGGGCGCCTTCGCCGCCGTCTCCAGCGGCGACAACTCGAACATCATCGCCGCCCGCGTGGCCCGCGAGATGTTCGGCATCGAGAACGTCGCGGCCCGCATCTACGACCCGCGCCGCGCCGAGGTCTACCAGCGCCTCGGCATCCCCACGGTCGCCACGGTCCGCTGGACCGCCGACCAGATGCTGCGCAGGCTGCTGCCGTCCGGCGCCGAGCCGCTGTGGCGCGACCCCACCGGCGGGGTGCAGCTCGCGGAGGTGCACGCGTCGCCCGCGTGGATCGGACACAAGATCAGCCAGCTCCAGGAGGAGACCGGCGTACGCGTCGCCTTCCTCACCCGGCTGGGCGAGGCGGTCCTGCCGACCTCGCAGACGGTCCTGCAAGAAGGCGATCTGGTGCACGTCATGATGCGCACCGACCAGGTCGACAAGGTCGAAGCCGCGTTCGCCGAAGGCCCCGAGGAGGGCGGTCACTGA
- a CDS encoding DUF3093 domain-containing protein, with amino-acid sequence MQPYEERLTAPRSWWFASVLVGVAMALILLPFGTLPLLGGLVGGTAVAAVVTSAYGAVRIRVVAGSLVVGDAKIPVSALGDAEVLTGEETRAWRSYKADPRAHMLLRAYIPTALRVNITDPEDPTPYVYISTRHPKELAAALDAVRQSAA; translated from the coding sequence ATGCAGCCTTACGAAGAACGCCTGACCGCGCCCCGTTCGTGGTGGTTCGCCTCGGTCCTGGTGGGTGTGGCGATGGCCCTGATCCTGCTGCCGTTCGGCACGCTGCCGCTCCTCGGCGGCCTGGTCGGCGGCACGGCGGTGGCGGCGGTCGTCACCAGCGCGTACGGCGCGGTGCGGATCCGCGTGGTGGCGGGCTCGCTGGTCGTCGGCGACGCGAAGATCCCGGTGTCCGCGCTGGGCGACGCGGAGGTCCTGACGGGCGAGGAGACGCGCGCCTGGCGTTCGTACAAGGCGGACCCGCGCGCGCACATGCTGCTGCGCGCCTACATCCCGACGGCCCTGCGCGTGAACATCACGGATCCCGAGGATCCGACTCCGTACGTGTACATCTCCACGCGGCACCCGAAGGAGCTGGCTGCGGCCCTCGACGCCGTGCGCCAGAGCGCCGCGTAA
- a CDS encoding OB-fold nucleic acid binding domain-containing protein translates to MSAVSGSDKPAGRFRRMLDRLSSSQEDLESEELREDAETAGCVRIGDCRDRQIVTVTGTLRTVTLRPRAGVPALEAELFDGSAALDVVWLGRRSIVGIEPGRKLIASGRISESRGRRVLFNPKYELRPLGRE, encoded by the coding sequence ATGAGTGCTGTTTCTGGTTCCGACAAGCCGGCGGGCCGTTTCCGGCGCATGCTCGACCGGCTCTCCTCCTCCCAGGAGGATCTGGAGTCGGAGGAGCTGCGGGAGGACGCCGAGACAGCGGGCTGCGTCCGTATCGGCGACTGCCGTGACCGCCAGATAGTCACCGTTACTGGTACCTTGCGCACGGTCACTCTGCGCCCACGCGCCGGGGTTCCCGCCCTGGAGGCCGAGCTGTTCGACGGCTCGGCGGCGCTGGACGTGGTGTGGCTCGGCAGGCGCTCCATCGTGGGAATCGAACCGGGGCGCAAGCTGATCGCGTCCGGCCGGATCTCGGAGAGCCGGGGCCGCCGGGTGCTCTTCAACCCGAAGTACGAACTCAGACCCCTCGGACGGGAGTAG
- a CDS encoding DUF3710 domain-containing protein, whose protein sequence is MFGRRKKDSAAEDAAGADEQVVDDVHGDEPADSADAARSRVRLEPEPRPDGPWDLSEVREPGEGRVDLGGLFVPGVEGMELRVEVAGDAIVAATVVLQDSAIQLQGFAAPKKEGIWGEVREEIASGITQQGGVIDEVEGALGWELRAQVPVQLPDGTGGVQVVRFIGVDGPRWFLRGVISGQGAVQPQAAGLLEQIFRDTVVVRGEGPMAPRDPIVLKLPDDAQMVAEGVQQDQQEGSRFSGGMGQLQRGPEITEVR, encoded by the coding sequence GTGTTCGGACGTCGCAAGAAGGACAGTGCCGCCGAGGACGCGGCGGGCGCGGACGAGCAGGTCGTCGACGACGTGCACGGTGACGAGCCCGCGGACTCCGCCGACGCCGCGCGGTCGCGCGTGAGGCTCGAGCCCGAGCCCCGCCCCGACGGTCCCTGGGACCTCTCGGAGGTCCGTGAGCCCGGCGAGGGCCGTGTGGACCTCGGTGGGCTCTTCGTGCCGGGCGTCGAGGGCATGGAGCTGCGTGTGGAGGTCGCGGGCGACGCGATCGTCGCGGCCACCGTCGTGCTCCAGGACAGCGCCATCCAGCTGCAGGGCTTCGCCGCCCCCAAGAAGGAGGGCATCTGGGGCGAGGTCCGCGAGGAGATCGCCTCGGGCATCACCCAGCAGGGCGGTGTCATCGACGAGGTCGAGGGCGCGCTCGGCTGGGAGCTGCGCGCCCAGGTGCCGGTGCAGCTGCCGGACGGCACGGGCGGGGTGCAGGTCGTGCGCTTCATCGGCGTCGACGGCCCGCGCTGGTTCCTGCGCGGTGTGATCTCCGGCCAGGGCGCGGTGCAGCCGCAGGCCGCGGGGCTCCTCGAGCAGATCTTCCGGGACACCGTCGTCGTCCGCGGCGAGGGCCCGATGGCGCCGCGCGACCCGATCGTCCTGAAGCTGCCGGACGACGCGCAGATGGTCGCCGAGGGCGTCCAGCAGGATCAGCAGGAAGGCTCGCGCTTCTCGGGCGGCATGGGGCAGCTGCAGCGCGGCCCCGAGATCACCGAGGTGCGCTGA
- a CDS encoding DUF3159 domain-containing protein yields MTSLDKPTDHGNAPTDHGNAGQDADSRAVTEAALFEAFGGVRGMVETVLPGLLFVTIFTINKDLHMSAIAALAVSVVLVVVRLVMRDTVKHAFSGVFGVAFGVVFAMMTGNAKDFYLPGMLYTLGLALAYMITTLAGVPLIGLILGPVFKENLSWRTRNPGRKKAYAKASWAWGLILLAKCAILFPLYWWADTTQFGWVLIALKIPPFLLAVYLTWVFLAKAPPPIDVFAEMEAAEKAEKERERERREA; encoded by the coding sequence GTGACGTCCCTCGACAAGCCGACGGACCACGGGAACGCGCCGACGGACCACGGAAACGCGGGCCAGGACGCAGATTCCCGGGCCGTGACCGAGGCAGCGCTCTTCGAAGCCTTCGGCGGCGTGCGGGGCATGGTGGAGACGGTTCTCCCCGGTCTGCTCTTCGTGACGATCTTCACGATCAACAAGGACCTGCACATGTCGGCCATCGCGGCCCTCGCGGTGTCCGTGGTGCTCGTGGTGGTCCGCCTGGTCATGCGGGACACCGTCAAACACGCCTTCAGCGGTGTCTTCGGGGTCGCCTTCGGCGTGGTCTTCGCGATGATGACCGGCAACGCCAAGGACTTCTACCTGCCGGGCATGCTCTACACCCTCGGCCTCGCCCTGGCGTACATGATCACGACCCTCGCGGGCGTGCCGCTGATCGGCCTGATCCTCGGCCCGGTCTTCAAGGAGAACCTCTCCTGGCGCACCCGCAACCCGGGACGCAAGAAGGCGTACGCGAAGGCCAGTTGGGCCTGGGGCCTGATCCTGCTCGCCAAGTGCGCGATCCTCTTCCCGCTGTACTGGTGGGCGGACACGACGCAGTTCGGCTGGGTCCTCATCGCCCTGAAGATCCCCCCGTTCCTCCTCGCCGTCTACCTGACCTGGGTCTTCCTGGCGAAGGCCCCACCGCCGATCGACGTCTTCGCCGAGATGGAAGCGGCGGAGAAGGCGGAGAAGGAGCGCGAACGGGAACGCCGCGAGGCGTGA
- a CDS encoding response regulator, giving the protein MTRVLVVDDEPQIVRALVINLKARKYDVDSAPDGATALQVAAARHPDVIVLDLGLPDMDGVEVIKGLRGWTRVPILVLSARHSSDEKVEALDAGADDYVTKPFGMDELLARLRAAVRRAEPTGTGDDDAMVDTGDFSVDLAAKKVNRGGRDVRLTPTEWHLLEVLVRNTGRLVSQKQLLQEVWGPSYGTETNYLRVYMAQLRRKLEADPAHPRHFITEPGMGYRFEK; this is encoded by the coding sequence ATGACCCGGGTGCTCGTGGTCGACGACGAGCCGCAGATCGTACGCGCCCTCGTGATCAACCTGAAGGCGCGCAAGTACGACGTGGACTCGGCCCCCGACGGCGCCACCGCGCTGCAGGTCGCCGCGGCCCGCCACCCCGACGTGATCGTGCTCGACCTCGGTCTGCCCGACATGGACGGCGTGGAGGTCATCAAGGGCCTGCGCGGCTGGACGCGCGTCCCCATCCTGGTCCTCTCCGCCCGGCACAGCTCGGACGAGAAGGTCGAGGCGCTCGACGCGGGCGCCGACGACTACGTGACCAAGCCCTTCGGCATGGACGAACTCCTCGCCCGGCTGCGCGCCGCCGTACGCAGGGCGGAGCCCACCGGGACGGGCGACGACGACGCGATGGTCGACACCGGTGACTTCTCCGTCGACCTGGCCGCCAAGAAGGTCAACCGCGGCGGCCGCGACGTACGCCTCACTCCCACGGAGTGGCACCTCCTGGAGGTGCTGGTACGCAACACCGGCCGCCTGGTCAGCCAGAAGCAGCTGCTCCAGGAGGTCTGGGGGCCCTCCTACGGGACGGAGACGAACTACCTGCGCGTGTACATGGCGCAGCTGCGCCGCAAGCTGGAGGCGGACCCCGCGCACCCGCGGCACTTCATCACGGAGCCCGGAATGGGATACCGGTTCGAGAAGTGA